GCAGCCGCCCTTCCGCGCGGAGGGTTCGCAACGCCTGATCGGCCTCCTGGGCCGGGTCGGGCAGGATGCACGGCACCACACGGTCGCACCGCTGCCAGTCGCCGGGCAGCTCGGGCGCGCGGAGGAGGATCTGAAGCAGCAACCCCACCACGACGGCGCCGAGCAGCACGACGTTGAGCGCCATAATCCCGAGCCATTTGCCAAACCAGAGTTCGAAGGGCCTGACGGGCTTGACCACGGTCAGGGTAGCTGTGCCGGCGCTGCGTTCGGCGGCGACCGCTGCGCAACCGGCCCAGAGCGACGTCGCCGCGAGCAGGAAGAGGCAGACGCCCAGCGTGTGCCCGACCAGCAGCGTGAACAGGCCCTGGGCAGTGCCGTCGCCGCGCATCCAGCCCGGCAGCCCCGCAAGCGCCAGCAGCAGGAGGGCGGCGAGGGTCAGCACCATGCGCGAGCGGATCGCCGCGCGGACAGCCAGCAGGGCGATGGCGGAAACGCGCGGGATCATGCAGACTCCCGTTTGGCCGATTCCGTCGCAGCTCCGCCGATGCCGGTTTTATGCAGGAACGGGGCCGGTCTAAAATGGGTCAGCGCGGAGGCTTTCCCAGAAGCCCGCGCAACCACGTCGAGAAAATAGGTTTCGAGCGAAACCGTGGGGTGGTCGGTGGCGACAACACGGTTCAGGCGCGCCGCAAGCTCGGCGCGCAGGGGTTCGGCCTCAGCGTCTGAGAGGTTGGCGATCAGAAAGCGGGTGGTGTCGGCGCGGACGAGGAGGTCGTCCACGGCCCCCTCAGCCTGGACAAGCCCCCGGTGCATGATGGCCACGCGGTCACAGACATGCTCGACGTCGGCGAGCAGATGCGAGGTCATCAACACGGTCATGCCGTCGTTGGCGAGCGCGCGGACCAGATCTTTCACTTCGCGGCAGGCAACGGGATCGAGCCCGGAGGTGGGCTCATCGAGAATCAGCAAGTCCGGCGCGTTGATCAACGCCTGGGCAATGCCGACGCGACGCGCCATTCCCTTGGAAAACCCGTCGATCGGGCGGTCGGCGACCTCGGTGAGATCGGCCATTTCCAGAAGCGCCTCGCCCCGCTCGCGGCACGTGCGGCGATCAAGGCCAAAAAGGGCGCCATAGTAGTGGAGGGTTTCCCGCGGGGTCAGGAAGCGGTGAAGATGGGTGTTCTCGGGAAGATACCCGATGCGATGCTTGATGACAATGTCGGCGGGTGGACGGCCGAGGACGCTGACCGTTCCCGCCGTCGGGTGGAGGAGTCCCAGCAGCATCTTGATGGTCGTGCTTTTGCCCGATCCGTTCGGCCCCAGCAGACCGAACACCTCGCCGGGCTGGATCGTCAGGTTTAGCGAGTCAACCGCGCAAACGGTGGGCCGCCGCCAGAAGTCGCGGAAAATTTTGCGCAAGCCGGTTGTTTCGATCACAGGGGTCATGGAACCTCCAGGCACACGTGTCAGCCAATGTCGCGGGCGCGGAACAGGCCGACGCCCACACGGAGCGCCAGGGCGGAGCCGGCTGCGGCGAGCCCCGCGGCGCGGATGAGGTAAGACCCGGGCGCGGTGCCGCCGCGCGCGAGGGCGTCGGCCAGCCAGTAGTGTTGGATATTGGGGAAGAGGCCGGCCAGCACGCCGCGCAGGGAGGCGGCGGGCGCGCCCGCCGACCACGTGTCGGCGGCCAGCCCGGCGCCGAGGATCGCCGCGCCGACCAGCAGCACGGTGCCGGTCGGAAGCCGGACCGCCAGCGCGGCGCTCCAGGCCGCGAGCACCGCCAGCGCAAAGAACAGCGGCAGGGCAACGGGAATGATGCGGAGGTTCAAACGGAGCGCGTAGGGACCCCAGGCGCCAGCGTGGCTCCAGAAGCCCGAGGCCAGCAGCGTGAGCAGCAGGGCAGCCGGGATGAGCAGGAAGGCCGCAACCCCGAAACGGGCGCGGCGGCGGTTCTGGAGCAGCCCCGCAACCGCCAGCGCCGCCAGCGGCGCCAGGACGGCCCACTGCCGCAGGCGGACATCGGGCAGCCGATCCCAGGACTCGCCGACCACAACCGTGCGATCAGCGGCCGCCTCGGCGGCAAGCGTGGCGGCCGTTACCGCGACCCAGAACACTCCGCAAACCAGGAGAATGCCGACATACTTGGCCGTTAGAAACAGGCCGCGCCCCACCGGCTTGGACAGCGCGGCGGCGGCCGTCCCCGATGCGCATTCGCGGTGGACGGCCGCGCCGGCGGCGGCGCAGCCGAGCGCCAGCCCGAAAACCAGCAACGAGGCCAACCCGCCGTCCCGGGCCAGCCGCCCCTCCTCGCCGAAGGCGTGGAAATGGAAGAGGGGCGCGGCCGATGTCACGAGGACGGCGGCCAGCAGCACCAGCAGGGCCGCAGGCTCCTGAAGCGCCTCGATGAACGTGGTCCGGACAATCGCCCGGAATGAACGGAAGCGGTCAGACATCATCACCCTACATTCCGAAAACCGGGCGGGTGCTCGCTTTTCGGATTTCCTTCTCGTCAGCCCAGACGATCTCGCCCGTCTTGAGGTCTTTCAGGATCATCGAGAACTTGTAGTACTGGTCGAGTGTCCGGCCCGAAACGTTCTTGATCTCAGAAAGCGTTCCGGTGAGGTACATGTCGAGCGCCGTCTGCTGGCCGGCCTTGACCGCCTTCGAGGCGTCCACCAGCCCGAGCGTGTTTTCCTGGTCAATCCGCGCGATGTCGGTGCCGACCGTGCCGGCCGAGGACCGGTCAACAAAGCGGAACAGTCCCGAACGCAGCAATTGCATGCGCACCGAATCGGTGATGCTGATCATGTCGATGTGCTGGGTCGAGCGATTCTTCATCGGCTCGATGTCCAGCACCGGCCGGCGGTCGCTGACAAACTCCTTGACACCGGGGGCGACGAGGAGCGACTCGACCATTTTTTCAACGGTGCGGCGCACATCCTGAGGTTCCAGTTTGGTCGTTGCCGCAGCGCGGTCGAGCGGAACTTCGCGGACGTTGGACGTGGTGCATCCGGTCATCAGGGTGACCAGCGCGAGGAACACGAGGCAGGAGGTGGATGTTTTCATGGCAGGGTTTCCTTATTCTGGGTTGTGGTGAGAGCGGTTATTCGGATTGGCTGGTTTCGCGGATGCGCAATTTGGACGACACGGCGGCCGCCGAATTGGCGACGCCGGTGACGGTGACGGCATCGCGGCCTTCGAGAATCAGCGAGCGATACGGCTTCGTGTCGCCGTCGATCTCCATGCCGTTGGCGTCGAACCAGCAGATGCGGTAGTCAACCCGCACACGACCGTGACGCGTCGAGGCCAGCGAAATGTGGACGCGCTGCAGCCCGTTCACGGTGTCGTAAGTGACGCCGGTGACGTCGATGCGGCGCGCCAGACGGGTGTTGTCCTCGTGGATCAGCGTGGCACTCGTGAGGTGGTCGGTCTTGACCACGGTTCCTGCGGTGTCTGCACAGCCCGTCAGGCCGATGAGCCCCGCAGCGAACGCCGCAGAGAGGGCGATGTGTTTTACGGTTTTCATGGTGTGCATCCTTTCGTGTGTGGGGTGTTAGGGTTGAGAGAGAAGCCGTTGATAGACTGGCGGCTCGCCCGATCCGGCCAGCGGCGCGGTGGCGACGCAGCGGAAGCCCCCCGGATCAGCCAGCCAGATCAGGCGCGTTTCGCCGGCGGTCACCGTCACAGGCGCCTCCAGGACGGCGCCGGTCGCGGTGTTGCGGAAGCGAAGGGTGTGTGGCCCGGGTTCCACCGGTCCGCGGTACAGGTGGGTGACCATGGGGATCAGGTACCACGCGCGTGTGTCCGAGGTGGTCGCCAGCGACGAGGCCGCATTGGCGAGCATCACGCTGTATTTCATGTAGTCGTTCCCCGAATGATTGGCTAGCTGTTGCGCCGCGACACGGGTAGCCGCGCGCGTGACGTTACGGATGACCACGCCCGGGATCTTGTCCCGCAAATCCCGGTACGCCAGCGATTGCAGGTAGACTGCGGGCGCGGTCGTACCCACCGCCGCGCCATCGGCGGTGATCTCCAGTGGCGCAGGCATGTAGACGGGATCGTCGTAGTAGGGGAAGTCGACCGCAACCAGCGTCAGTCCGATCGGAATCGGAATCTTCACCGTCAGCCGTCGCGAAATCAACCCCTCCTCATAGAGCACCACGATTTCGGTCTGCGAACGGGCGAGTGTGGCCGCATCAATGTGGTGTTGCGCCGCCAGCGCCTCAAACGTCTGCGTGTCCTGCGTTTTGATCAGCCGGAAGAAATCGCGCATGACCGTCGGGTTCTGGGGTACGAGCTCCCAGGCCTTGCGGTAACTCAGCGCGGCATTCGCCGCATCCCCCTGCGCCTCGAACATCAGTCCGCAGAAATACCACGCCAGCCCATTCTCATACGAACTGCGCGTCCGCGCGAGCACCGGCGCCATGGACGCAAATTTGTTCGTGACAGCTCCCATGGCTTTCTCGTGCGACGCATCGGCCTCCTGCTGCGCCTTTTCCACCTCTTTCGCGTAGCGCTCGGCGATCTGATCCTGGGCGAAGACGGTGCGGCGGGCCTCGACGCCGGCCCCTTCGCGGTCCCCGGCAAAGAGGTAGTTGAGTGTCTGATAGTGGAGGGTCTGGATCAGCTCGTAGGGCGCCGGCTCATAGGTGCGGACCGTGTCGTCGGCAACGGTGGATGCGACCACCGCCGCGCCCATTGCGCCGACCTTGACCACCGGGCCGGACTCGGTCTCGGTGATCATCCGGTCCAGCACGGTGGCAAATTCGGCGCGGCTGCCGGCGAAATCGCCGGTGAGCATCTTGACCCGGCCGCACTCGATGCGGCCCAGTTGCTGGTCGCTGCGCGACTGCTTGAGTGCGTCGGACCACGCCAGCGCGACGGAGGAATCGCCGGCTTGAAGCGCGGTGATGGCGGTGAGCGCTTTCGAGCTGTGGGTCGTGCAGCCGGTCAGGCCCCACACGGCAACCCACGCGACCCATGCCAGCGACGACAGGCGTTTGAATCGGCTTGACATATGCATGTCTTCGCGTTAATCGGGAACGATCGTGGTGACGGTGGTCCCGGCCTTGCTACCGATGGAGACATCGCGCCAGGCCGCCGTGTCAAAATTGACCTTCACGCCCTTCTGTGCGAGGGCCTCGGCGTAGGTCACGGCCGCCAGCGCGCGGAAACGCTCCAGCGACTGATACCGCTGCAGGCCGGCATCCGAAAGTTCCAGCGCCACGCGGAAGGCCGAGCCCTCCTGGATGTTCACCGTCTGCTGCCAGTCTTTCATCCACGGGCGGGAGATGCGGAGCTGATGCAGACCCGGCGCGCAGGAGAAGGTTCCCGGTGACGACCCCACCGCCGCGCCGTCCAACTCGACCGTGACGCCGCCGACCAGACGGCGCATCTCGCCCAGCAGCTCGTTGGGCGCGCGGACCCCCGACTCCAGCCCCTGGATCAACTCATCCACGGTCGTGGTGACCGTGAACGTCACCAAACCAACGGCCGCCGCAGCGGGCCTCCACGTGGTGGCCTTGGCGGCGATTGAGGCCCCGGCCTCCTGGGCCCAGACATCCAGCAGATCATTGTAATACGCGGTGGCATTCGCGCCCTCGGCGCTCTCCGCAGGCACTGGCGCGCGGCGTGTCCAGTTTTCGCCGTAAACCGAGGCACCCGTCGCGGCGTCGCTCACCTTGACCGACATCCGCAGGGTGAAGGTGACCACCGGTTGATCGCCCACCTTTCGCGTTGCACGGTCCGCGCCAATCACCGAGGCCGTCATGAGATAATCGACCCCCAGCATTTGCGCCACGCGCACGGCCGAACCGCCCGTGAAGACGCCGCTGACCAAGCCCGCTCGCTCATCCTCGGAGGTCACCTTGAACCGGTTGAAGCCTTCGGCGATCTCGGCCTTGTCAAGCACGATCAGCCCCGCGCCGGCCAGCTCGGCGCCCAGGCGGTCCCGCACGCCATCCACCAGATCGTCCAGCCCGGCTGTCTGGGTCTGGTTTTTCACAAAGATGGCGATCTTGGAATGAGCCGCCGGTTGGGGTCTGGCCGCCAGCGTCGCGGACCGCTGCGCATCAATCGACACAATGTCCATCCCGGGATTGGCCGCCTGAATCCGCTCCTTGAACGCTTTTAATTCAGCCGATTCTTCGGGTTTAACGGCCTCGCTGACCGTCACGCCCTGCGCGGCCGCGCGCACGCCGATAAGCCCCGCTGCCGCCAGCACCAGAAGACTGCACAGATGTGTGTTTCTCATCACGTCACCTCAGAAGTAAAAGTTGATCACCGGAACAAACGGAATGTCGTTGTCCTGAATCACATTGATCACGCCGATCTGAACGCCGATCAGGGTGCGCGTCACATTGATGACGCCGATTTGCAACCCGTCCACATGATCGGCGCCGTTGAAGCCGCCAATCTGGAGCACGCTGGCCCGCTCGGCGTAGTTGACCGCGCCGATCTGAAGCCCGTTGAGCGTGCTCCCGGCGGTGTTCACCAGTCCGGCCTGGAACCCCATGGCGGGGCCGTCGCTGATGTTGGCGATGCCGCCCACTTGCAAGGCTTTCGTCGTGCCCTTCACGTGATTGACCAGCCCCACATCAAGACCGTAAAGATCGCGGCACACCCCGTAAATCAGATTGATTCGAAGGCCGTAAACATCCCAATCAGGTGAAGGAACCTGAGCGGGAGCGATGAGGCTGAACATGAGGGGCGAAACCCCGGCCGATTCAGGCGTCGGCGACCCATCCAGCGCCAGCGCCCGCATGCCGGCGCAAGCCAGCATCGCAACACACACCCGTATGGCCTGTTTGATTCTCATCGAGACCTCCTGTTTTGTAGGACCCCTCACTTCGCTACGGACGCGTCGCCCTGGACGCCCCGCGTATCCGGAGCAGCGGCACACGCCGCACCCACATACGACGCCAGAAGTATGCCACGTTTCCGCGCGGGTGTCCACCCCACACACACGCGAGAAGGATTGACGTTCAGACCGCGTCTGTCGCATACTCTGCGGCTCACTCCAAGCAAGGAAACGACTATGCAAACAATCGCGCTGAATGACGTCTGGCAACTTCTGGAAAAACCGTTGATCGCAAGCGGTGACGAGCCTGTGCCGGCCGCCGCAGAGTGGGCTGCGGCGATTCCGGCCGTCGTCCCCGGCGAGGTGCACCTGGACCTGCTGCGCCAGGGGCGGATCACCGAGCCGCTCTATGATCGAAATGCCCCGAATTGCGCCTGGGTCGAGGACCGGTCCTGGTGGTACCGTCGCTCTTTTCAATTCGCCGGCGCGCCCGGTCGGCGCGTCGAGCTGGTCTGCGAGGGGCTGGATTACCAGGCGAGGCTCTGGCTCAATGGCGTTCCGATCGGCCGCGCCGCCAACGCCCTGATCGCGCATCGCTTTGACGTAACACACGCCCTGTGCCCCGGTGAAAACACGCTGCTGATTCGCTTGGACGCCGGTGTGGCGGAGGCGCAAAACAAGCCGCGGGCGAAATACGGACAGGGCGCTCACGAGAGCATCTGGACGCGCAAGGCGGCCTATACCTTCGGATGGGACTGGGCGCCGCGGCTGGTCAACTGCGGTATCTGGCGGCCGGTGCGGCTGGAGATCCTCGACCCCGTGGCGTTGCGCGATGTCTGGGTCCGTACCCGGCTCGTCGGCAAGGGCCGCGCGATTGTGACGGTCGCCGCCGAGATCGAGAACGTGACGGACGCCCCGGCGGACGCCACGCTGACGCTGACTATTCCCGGCGTCGGCGAGCGGACGCTGCCGGTCGCTGCCGTGGCGCCGGGCCGGCGCTGCATCGAGACCGCGTTCGAAGTGGCGCGCCCGCGCCTCTGGTGGCCACGCCCGCTGGGCAAGCCAAACCTGTACACGCTCGAGACGCGGCTGCTTCACGGGGGCGCGACCTGCGCGACACGCACCACGCGCTTTGGCATCCGCGAGATCACCCTCGCGCAGGAGCCGAACCCCGCCGTCCCCGGAGGCCAGACGTTTACGTTCGTGGTTAATGGCGAGAAATGCTTCATCAATGGGGCGAATTGGGCGCCGTCCGACGGTATCCCCGCACGGATCACGCCGGAGCGGCGCACGCATCTGCTGACGCTGGTCCGCGATGCCCACATCAATATGTTGCGGGTCTGGGGCGGCGGTATCTTTGAAGAAGACGATTTCTATGACTATTGCGATGCGAACGGCATTCTGCTGTGGCATGACTTCATGATGGCCTGCTTTATCTATCCCGGCGACGACGCAGGCTTTCGCCAGCAGATGGCCGACGAGCTCGCAGTGGCCGTTCCGCGCCTCCGTAACCACCCCTCCATCGCCGTGTGGTGCGGCAGCAATGAATCGGACTGGGCGTTCGATAACAATTGGTATCCCGGCTGCGAGGCCAACACAAGCCTGGTTCTGGAGCATGAGCTGATTCCCGGTCTGATGAAAAGCCTCGATCCGGACCGGCCCTACCGGCCGACGAGCCCCTTCGGCGGCAAGGATGTCAACGACGAGGACCAGGGCGATCAGCACTGGTGGTCGGTGAGCATCGCCACGGGCGGCAATGACCCGATTGACTACCGCAACTACCGGCGGGCGCACTGCACGTTCAACTCGGAGTATGGATATTTCGGTATGCCCGCGCTGGAATCTATCCATGATTACCTGCCCGAGGACCAGCGGACCGTGGACTCCGAGGGCTTCCGCCTGCATACGAACCGCCACGGCTTTATGGAGAAGGGGCAGAAGGGTCAGATCAAGGTCTTTGCCGCGATTGATTTGCTGGCGGGGAACTCGGCGTCCATGACCCTGGAACAGCTCGTCGAGGCCTCTCAATTGCTGCAGGCCGAGGCGCTGAAAACCGCCACCGAACAGGCGCGCCGGCGGAAGTTTGATTGCGGCGGCAGCATGTTCTGGATGTTTCCGGACTCCTGGGGCGAGATCGGGTGGTCCGTCGTGGATTACTATCTGCGCAAGAAGGCGTCCTATGATTATGTCCGCCGGGCCAGCGCGCCGGTGCTTGTGTCCATCAAGGAGGAGGAATGCGGCGTCTCCACGTGGGTAGTCAACGACACCCGCGCCCGTGTCACGGGCACGCTGGAGTGTACGCTGATGTCGTTCGACGGGCAGGTCCGGTCGCGGACGTCGCAGGCCGTCGTCATACGCAAGAATGCGTCGGTGCGTTGCGGTTTGGATCGGATGTCGCTGATGCGAAGCGGCGATTTTTACCACGCCCGGTTGAGCGGACCCGCAGGCGTGATCGCAGAGAACGTGTTCTTCTTCATGAACATCAAGTCCCTCAAGATGCCACCCGCAACGGTGCGCTCCGAGATCCTCTCGCGCGATTCGGGGTGCGCCGTGATGCGGCTCTTCACGGACGTGTTCGCTCACTTCGTTCGGGTTGACCCCCCTGCGGGGCTCGACACCGAGGACCGCTGTTTCGACATCCTGCCGGGCGGCTCGCGCGACATCGTCCTGCGCGGCGACCTGTCTTGCCTTGACGCCGTGCGCCTCCGTTGGCGCAATCGGGAATAACCCCTTGGGAGAAAGAAAATGACCCATCACGAGAACCTGAAGACCCCGGTGAGGCGTTACCGCCGGAAACCGGAGCCCGAGGCCCCCGGGCGCCCCAAACCCCGCGCGTGGTCCGCGAAGTGGATTGGGCGGCACCACATGATGTTCCGATATGCCGATCAGTTGCAGCCCGCGCCGCTCTACCGGCGGGAGTTCACGCTGGAGGGTCCGGTTCGGCAGGCGACGTTGCACATCTGCGGCTTGGGCTTTTACGTCGCGCGGATCAATGGGCAGCGGGTGGGTGACCAGGTGCTGGAGCCCGGGCCCTCGCAGTACGATCAACGGGTCCGCTACAGCACCCACGATGTCACGAGCCTGGTGCGCGCTGGCGCGAATGCCCTGGGCGTGATGCTCGGCACCGGCTGGTACAACGGACATACAGTCGCGTTTTGGAATCTGGACCGGGCGGTATGGCGGGATTACCCCAAGCTGATTCTTGAGTTGGAGGTGCAACTCGAGTCCGGCGCCACCGTTTGCCTGCACTCCGATGGCTCGTGGCGGGTTGTGGAAGGGCCGGTGCGTTTTGACGCTCTGCGCAATGGCGAACACTACGACGCCCGCGCCGAGCGTCCGGGGTGGGACACGCCGGGGTACAACGACAGCGCATGGGAGCAGGCCGTGATCGTGCCGGGCCCCGGCGGATTGCTGGAGCCGCAGGTGGCGCCGCCGTGCCGCGTCATGCAGACACTCACGCCGGTGGCGGTGCGCAGGCTGGCTTCAGGCGCGGCGGTCTACGACATGGGGCAGAACATGGCCGGCTGGGCGCAACTTCGGGTCAGCGGACCCGCCGGCACGGAGGTTGTCCTTCGCTACGCCGAGTCTTGCAACGCGGACGGCGATATTGACGTCCGCAAAATGAATCGCTTCGTCGTGAGCGGCGAATTCCAGACGGATCGCTACATTCTCAAGGGGCAGGGCGAGGAGATTTGGGAGCCTGGCTTCACCTACCACGGGTTTCAATACGTCCGCGTGGAGGGGTTGCCGGGCGAGCCGACCCTCGACACCCTTCGCGGACGCGTCGTGCATACGTCGTTCGACGCCATCGGCGGCGTGGAGACGTCCAGTGAAACGCTCAATCGGTTGCAAACGTGCACGCGATGGGCGTATATCGGCAACTTCGTGGGATTCCCCACCGATTGTCCGCACCGCGAGAAGAATGGCTGGACCGGGGATGCCCATCTCGCGGCCGAGACCGGGCTCTGGAATTTCGGGGCCGCCTCCGCCTATGGCGAGTGGCTCGACAGCATCGCGGATTGCCAGCGCCCGAGCGGGCAAATTCCCGCTATCGTGCCCTGCTCAGGCTGGGGGTACAATTGGGGCTCCGGACCGGCGTGGGACAGCGCGCTCATCCTGATTCCCTGGTACATCTATCTCTACACGGGCGACCGCTCGCACATCGACCGCCTGTATCCCGCCATGGCGCGCTACGTCGGGTATTTGGGGACGCTGGCCACAGACCACATCGTCCACTTCGGCCTGGGCGACTGGTGTTCGGTGGATCCGCGCACGGTTCCCTCGGGCATCACCTCCACGGCCTATTATTACGCCGACACCCGGCTGCTGGCGCGTTTCGCGCGGATGACGGGCAGCAAAAAGGATGCTGCGGCGTTCGAGGCGCTGGCCGTGCGCATTCGCCGCGCATTCAACGCCGCGTTCTATCGCGGCAACGGCGTGTATGCCGATGGCCAGATGACGGCGATGGCCTGCGCGGTCTATCAGGGACTGGTCGAGGACGACCAGCGGGCGGCCGTCGTGGCGCGGCTGGCGGAAGCGGTCGAGCGCAACAGCTACAAGGTGGAGTTCGGCATCCTCGGTGCCAAGTACGTGCCGCGCGTGCTGGCGGAGAACGGACGCGCCGATGTCGCGTTCAAGGTATTCACGCAACCGGAGCTTCCCGGCTGGGCCAACTGGCTGCGGCAGGGCGCGACCACCCTGCGCGAGAATTGGGACGG
This portion of the Lentisphaerota bacterium genome encodes:
- a CDS encoding ABC transporter ATP-binding protein, yielding MTPVIETTGLRKIFRDFWRRPTVCAVDSLNLTIQPGEVFGLLGPNGSGKSTTIKMLLGLLHPTAGTVSVLGRPPADIVIKHRIGYLPENTHLHRFLTPRETLHYYGALFGLDRRTCRERGEALLEMADLTEVADRPIDGFSKGMARRVGIAQALINAPDLLILDEPTSGLDPVACREVKDLVRALANDGMTVLMTSHLLADVEHVCDRVAIMHRGLVQAEGAVDDLLVRADTTRFLIANLSDAEAEPLRAELAARLNRVVATDHPTVSLETYFLDVVARASGKASALTHFRPAPFLHKTGIGGAATESAKRESA
- the lpoB gene encoding penicillin-binding protein activator LpoB, which codes for MKTSTSCLVFLALVTLMTGCTTSNVREVPLDRAAATTKLEPQDVRRTVEKMVESLLVAPGVKEFVSDRRPVLDIEPMKNRSTQHIDMISITDSVRMQLLRSGLFRFVDRSSAGTVGTDIARIDQENTLGLVDASKAVKAGQQTALDMYLTGTLSEIKNVSGRTLDQYYKFSMILKDLKTGEIVWADEKEIRKASTRPVFGM
- a CDS encoding DUF1425 domain-containing protein codes for the protein MHTMKTVKHIALSAAFAAGLIGLTGCADTAGTVVKTDHLTSATLIHEDNTRLARRIDVTGVTYDTVNGLQRVHISLASTRHGRVRVDYRICWFDANGMEIDGDTKPYRSLILEGRDAVTVTGVANSAAAVSSKLRIRETSQSE
- a CDS encoding PEGA domain-containing protein, coding for MRNTHLCSLLVLAAAGLIGVRAAAQGVTVSEAVKPEESAELKAFKERIQAANPGMDIVSIDAQRSATLAARPQPAAHSKIAIFVKNQTQTAGLDDLVDGVRDRLGAELAGAGLIVLDKAEIAEGFNRFKVTSEDERAGLVSGVFTGGSAVRVAQMLGVDYLMTASVIGADRATRKVGDQPVVTFTLRMSVKVSDAATGASVYGENWTRRAPVPAESAEGANATAYYNDLLDVWAQEAGASIAAKATTWRPAAAAVGLVTFTVTTTVDELIQGLESGVRAPNELLGEMRRLVGGVTVELDGAAVGSSPGTFSCAPGLHQLRISRPWMKDWQQTVNIQEGSAFRVALELSDAGLQRYQSLERFRALAAVTYAEALAQKGVKVNFDTAAWRDVSIGSKAGTTVTTIVPD
- a CDS encoding glycoside hydrolase family 2 protein encodes the protein MPRFRAGVHPTHTREGLTFRPRLSHTLRLTPSKETTMQTIALNDVWQLLEKPLIASGDEPVPAAAEWAAAIPAVVPGEVHLDLLRQGRITEPLYDRNAPNCAWVEDRSWWYRRSFQFAGAPGRRVELVCEGLDYQARLWLNGVPIGRAANALIAHRFDVTHALCPGENTLLIRLDAGVAEAQNKPRAKYGQGAHESIWTRKAAYTFGWDWAPRLVNCGIWRPVRLEILDPVALRDVWVRTRLVGKGRAIVTVAAEIENVTDAPADATLTLTIPGVGERTLPVAAVAPGRRCIETAFEVARPRLWWPRPLGKPNLYTLETRLLHGGATCATRTTRFGIREITLAQEPNPAVPGGQTFTFVVNGEKCFINGANWAPSDGIPARITPERRTHLLTLVRDAHINMLRVWGGGIFEEDDFYDYCDANGILLWHDFMMACFIYPGDDAGFRQQMADELAVAVPRLRNHPSIAVWCGSNESDWAFDNNWYPGCEANTSLVLEHELIPGLMKSLDPDRPYRPTSPFGGKDVNDEDQGDQHWWSVSIATGGNDPIDYRNYRRAHCTFNSEYGYFGMPALESIHDYLPEDQRTVDSEGFRLHTNRHGFMEKGQKGQIKVFAAIDLLAGNSASMTLEQLVEASQLLQAEALKTATEQARRRKFDCGGSMFWMFPDSWGEIGWSVVDYYLRKKASYDYVRRASAPVLVSIKEEECGVSTWVVNDTRARVTGTLECTLMSFDGQVRSRTSQAVVIRKNASVRCGLDRMSLMRSGDFYHARLSGPAGVIAENVFFFMNIKSLKMPPATVRSEILSRDSGCAVMRLFTDVFAHFVRVDPPAGLDTEDRCFDILPGGSRDIVLRGDLSCLDAVRLRWRNRE
- a CDS encoding alpha-rhamnosidase; the protein is MTHHENLKTPVRRYRRKPEPEAPGRPKPRAWSAKWIGRHHMMFRYADQLQPAPLYRREFTLEGPVRQATLHICGLGFYVARINGQRVGDQVLEPGPSQYDQRVRYSTHDVTSLVRAGANALGVMLGTGWYNGHTVAFWNLDRAVWRDYPKLILELEVQLESGATVCLHSDGSWRVVEGPVRFDALRNGEHYDARAERPGWDTPGYNDSAWEQAVIVPGPGGLLEPQVAPPCRVMQTLTPVAVRRLASGAAVYDMGQNMAGWAQLRVSGPAGTEVVLRYAESCNADGDIDVRKMNRFVVSGEFQTDRYILKGQGEEIWEPGFTYHGFQYVRVEGLPGEPTLDTLRGRVVHTSFDAIGGVETSSETLNRLQTCTRWAYIGNFVGFPTDCPHREKNGWTGDAHLAAETGLWNFGAASAYGEWLDSIADCQRPSGQIPAIVPCSGWGYNWGSGPAWDSALILIPWYIYLYTGDRSHIDRLYPAMARYVGYLGTLATDHIVHFGLGDWCSVDPRTVPSGITSTAYYYADTRLLARFARMTGSKKDAAAFEALAVRIRRAFNAAFYRGNGVYADGQMTAMACAVYQGLVEDDQRAAVVARLAEAVERNSYKVEFGILGAKYVPRVLAENGRADVAFKVFTQPELPGWANWLRQGATTLRENWDGSDSQNHIMFGDISACLYQYFAGIMPDPEHPGFSEVTVRPQPVEGLDAMSAWHRAPAGIIRSAWTREAGGITCDVTLPEGVTGMLHLPDGTRVALVPGHQRASCPSR